In Woeseia oceani, one DNA window encodes the following:
- the ilvN gene encoding acetolactate synthase small subunit, with protein sequence MRHVISVLLQNEVGALTRMTGLFSTRGFNIDSLNVAPTQDESVSRVTLVINGSDAAVAQLNTQLAKLVDVVNIHDMTLGKHFERELAIVKLKLPEGALPKVQALAQKFGAEMLDDSMISCTLQLTGNQKEVDSFVIEAAQIGSLSAVARSGSVAVSKGEVTLSSYSRQHRLTG encoded by the coding sequence GAAGTCGGTGCGCTCACACGCATGACAGGCCTATTTTCTACGCGCGGTTTTAACATCGACTCTCTGAACGTCGCACCGACTCAGGATGAATCGGTCTCCCGGGTGACGCTCGTAATCAATGGTTCAGATGCAGCTGTTGCGCAGCTGAATACCCAGCTGGCCAAGCTGGTCGATGTCGTCAATATTCACGATATGACGCTCGGCAAGCACTTCGAGCGCGAGCTGGCCATCGTCAAATTGAAATTACCGGAAGGTGCTTTGCCCAAAGTGCAGGCGCTGGCGCAGAAGTTCGGTGCCGAGATGCTCGACGATTCGATGATCAGTTGCACGCTGCAACTGACCGGAAACCAGAAAGAAGTGGATTCCTTCGTCATTGAAGCGGCGCAGATCGGCAGCTTGTCTGCTGTTGCCCGCAGCGGCAGCGTGGCAGTCTCCAAGGGCGAAGTCACGTTGTCGTCCTACTCCCGGCAACACCGCCTCACGGGCTAG